One Streptomyces sp. B21-105 genomic region harbors:
- a CDS encoding glycosyltransferase family 2 protein yields the protein MHAPAVSVVIPVYNALPYLRQTLASVAGQSIGVDVLEVIAVNDGSTDGSGEFLDAWAKEQSWPVTVIHQEASGGPSRPRNAGLDHASGRYVFFLDGDDCLGPETLERLLCLAEKNDADTVLGKLVGVGRPIQAKVRQVFARNVDRADPATVYYTLMPFKLFRRSMLEEHRIRFPEHMRISEDQHFVARAYLHSRVISVLADYDCYYLVGRGDKGNITHGGLDYPTMVTQAAEMVDLVKSLTEPGVLRDRLVARHVKAELLRRFDGRFLAADEEGRKELAALAAPYARRWVTPSVRSELDVAERLRAHCLSEGLLHELARVVEWDLAGRPGKARVRDGRLYAAAPFPPESSAAYADLCDITDVALSVSPRRRVDRVTWRGSVVELAGYAYLDQVDTDDLTTDVVLRNPATKREYAVRARAQPSPHLTVSRGKETYDYGLAGFRADIDLASAAGGHPLEAGVWEISLRCTAHGLSAQGELGKALGSEVSQHAERHVAAPESDGGRGRTASIGPEKGRLVLRIQPVPAPPPKPSRLTQLTRLAQRVSGMPKQRSG from the coding sequence ATGCACGCGCCTGCCGTCTCTGTCGTCATACCGGTGTACAACGCCTTGCCCTACCTGCGGCAGACGCTGGCGTCGGTGGCCGGGCAGAGCATCGGTGTGGACGTCCTGGAAGTCATCGCCGTCAACGACGGCAGCACGGACGGCAGCGGCGAGTTCCTCGACGCCTGGGCAAAGGAACAGTCCTGGCCCGTGACGGTCATCCACCAGGAGGCCTCCGGCGGCCCCAGCCGCCCCCGCAACGCAGGGCTCGACCACGCAAGCGGGCGTTATGTGTTCTTCCTCGACGGCGACGACTGCTTAGGCCCAGAGACCCTGGAGCGGCTGCTCTGCCTGGCCGAGAAGAACGACGCTGACACCGTCTTGGGCAAGCTCGTGGGTGTCGGCAGGCCGATCCAGGCGAAAGTCCGTCAGGTGTTCGCGAGGAACGTGGACCGCGCGGACCCGGCGACGGTCTACTACACGCTGATGCCGTTCAAGCTCTTTCGGCGAAGCATGCTCGAGGAGCACCGGATCCGTTTCCCCGAGCACATGCGAATCAGTGAGGACCAGCACTTCGTCGCCCGCGCCTATCTGCACAGCAGGGTCATATCGGTCCTCGCCGACTACGACTGCTATTACCTCGTCGGGCGCGGCGACAAGGGCAACATCACGCACGGTGGTCTGGACTACCCGACCATGGTGACCCAGGCCGCCGAGATGGTCGACCTGGTGAAGAGTCTCACCGAGCCGGGCGTCCTGCGGGACCGTCTGGTCGCCCGGCACGTCAAGGCCGAGCTGCTGCGCCGCTTCGATGGCCGCTTCCTTGCCGCCGACGAGGAGGGCCGCAAGGAACTGGCCGCGCTGGCCGCGCCGTACGCCAGGCGGTGGGTCACGCCAAGTGTGCGGAGCGAACTGGACGTCGCGGAGCGACTGCGGGCGCACTGTCTGAGCGAAGGGCTCCTTCACGAGCTCGCCCGGGTCGTGGAGTGGGATCTGGCCGGCCGCCCGGGCAAGGCACGGGTCCGTGATGGACGGCTGTACGCGGCGGCACCCTTCCCTCCTGAGTCCTCAGCCGCGTACGCGGATCTGTGCGACATCACTGACGTGGCGCTGAGTGTCAGCCCCCGGCGCCGGGTGGACCGGGTCACCTGGCGCGGAAGCGTCGTCGAGCTGGCCGGGTACGCCTACCTCGACCAGGTCGACACCGATGACCTCACTACCGACGTCGTGCTGCGCAATCCGGCGACGAAACGCGAGTACGCCGTCAGGGCACGGGCCCAGCCGTCGCCGCATCTAACGGTGAGCCGGGGCAAGGAGACGTACGACTACGGCCTTGCCGGATTCCGTGCGGACATCGACCTCGCCTCCGCCGCCGGCGGACATCCCCTGGAAGCCGGCGTCTGGGAAATCTCTTTGCGCTGTACCGCGCACGGCCTGTCCGCTCAGGGTGAGCTGGGGAAAGCCCTGGGGAGCGAGGTGTCCCAGCACGCCGAACGGCACGTGGCCGCCCCTGAGTCAGACGGCGGACGGGGGCGCACCGCCAGTATCGGCCCCGAGAAGGGACGGCTCGTCCTGCGCATCCAGCCGGTACCCGCACCACCGCCGAAACCGTCCCGGCTGACGCAGCTGACGCGGCTGGCGCAGCGTGTCTCGGGGATGCCGAAGCAGCGCAGCGGATGA
- a CDS encoding alpha/beta fold hydrolase, translated as MPATVSFTVPSPEGPLPVTVSYARVGRGEPLLLLHGIGHHRQAWDPVVDILAAERDVIAVDLPGFGVSPALPDGLAYDLPTTTAVFGAFCEALELDRPHVAGNSLGGLLALELGREKLVRSVTALSPAGFWSEAERRYAFGVLVTMRQISRRLPLPLVERLARTAAGRTALTSTIYARPGRRSPEAVVAETLALAQATGFDQTLRAGTAIRFTDDLPGIPVTVGWGARDWLLVRRQGVRAKQVIPAARLVRLPGCGHCPMNDDPALVARVILDGSR; from the coding sequence ATGCCCGCCACCGTCTCCTTCACGGTCCCCTCCCCCGAGGGCCCGCTGCCCGTCACGGTCTCCTACGCGCGCGTGGGCCGGGGCGAACCGCTCCTCCTGCTGCACGGCATCGGGCATCACCGGCAGGCCTGGGACCCGGTCGTGGACATCCTGGCCGCCGAGCGCGACGTGATCGCCGTGGACCTGCCCGGCTTCGGCGTCTCCCCAGCCCTGCCGGACGGGCTCGCCTACGACCTGCCCACCACCACCGCCGTGTTCGGCGCCTTCTGCGAGGCGCTGGAGCTGGACCGCCCTCACGTGGCGGGGAACTCGCTCGGTGGCCTGCTCGCCCTGGAACTCGGCCGCGAGAAGCTCGTACGGTCCGTCACGGCGCTCTCCCCGGCCGGGTTCTGGTCGGAGGCGGAACGGCGCTACGCCTTCGGCGTGCTGGTCACGATGCGGCAGATCTCCCGCCGGCTGCCGCTCCCCCTCGTCGAGCGCCTGGCCCGCACGGCGGCCGGCCGCACGGCCCTCACCAGCACCATCTACGCCCGCCCGGGCCGCCGCTCACCCGAGGCCGTGGTCGCCGAGACGCTGGCCCTGGCCCAGGCCACCGGGTTCGACCAGACGCTGCGCGCCGGCACCGCGATCCGGTTCACCGACGACCTGCCCGGCATCCCGGTCACCGTCGGCTGGGGCGCCCGCGACTGGCTGCTGGTGCGCCGGCAGGGCGTCCGTGCCAAGCAGGTCATCCCGGCCGCCCGCCTCGTGCGGCTGCCCGGCTGCGGCCACTGCCCGATGAACGACGACCCGGCCCTCGTCGCGCGCGTCATCCTCGACGGCAGCCGCTGA
- the pdxR gene encoding MocR-like pyridoxine biosynthesis transcription factor PdxR codes for MTSSGTNPESPAPSAAWEVLLPAAAAPARARGRALQAALRDAVRSGLLAQGARLPSSRDLAADLGVSRGLVTEAYEQLTAEGYLRSGRGAGTWVGGAVRAARSRARDLAPRAPGTRTDFVPGTPDLSLFPRAAWGAAHRGVLADLPHHELDYPDPRGLPRLRLALAELLARRRGVVADPERLVVVSGVAQASALLGLALHARGTDAVGVEDPGSPQHSALYAGAGVTAVPLPLDGEGLAMDPLRSSGVRAVVTTPAHQFPTGIAYSAPRRAALLDWARSVDGFVLEDDYDGDFRYDRAPVGALQGLDPERVAYTGSVSKSLAPGLRLGWLLVPEALTEAVVERKRTTDLGHPALDQALFARFVERGDYDRQLRRCQRAYRERRDAVVSALGEHFPGTRVSGVAAGLHAIAELPPRYGPQERFLARTAAAGVEVRALNRYAHARVPHDDGPVRLVLGYAHLSAARIHDGVRRMAEAVANG; via the coding sequence ATGACGTCATCGGGGACCAATCCCGAAAGCCCCGCGCCGTCTGCGGCCTGGGAGGTGCTGCTGCCGGCCGCTGCCGCGCCGGCACGCGCGCGTGGCCGCGCCCTCCAGGCCGCGCTGCGGGACGCGGTGCGCTCCGGCCTGCTCGCACAGGGCGCCCGCCTGCCGTCGAGCCGGGACCTGGCCGCCGACCTCGGGGTCTCGCGCGGGCTCGTCACGGAGGCGTACGAGCAGCTGACGGCCGAGGGGTATCTGCGCAGCGGACGCGGCGCGGGCACCTGGGTGGGCGGCGCCGTCCGGGCCGCCCGGTCACGCGCGCGTGACCTCGCTCCGCGCGCGCCGGGCACCCGGACCGACTTCGTGCCGGGGACGCCGGACCTGTCGCTGTTCCCGCGCGCCGCGTGGGGCGCCGCGCACCGGGGCGTCCTCGCCGACCTGCCGCACCACGAGCTGGACTATCCCGACCCGCGCGGGCTGCCCCGGCTGCGTCTCGCGCTCGCCGAACTCCTCGCCCGCCGCCGGGGCGTGGTCGCCGACCCGGAGCGTCTCGTGGTCGTCTCCGGCGTGGCGCAGGCGAGCGCGCTGCTCGGCCTCGCCCTGCACGCGCGCGGGACGGACGCCGTCGGCGTGGAGGACCCCGGGAGTCCCCAGCACAGCGCCCTGTACGCGGGGGCCGGCGTCACGGCCGTCCCGCTGCCGCTGGACGGGGAGGGCCTGGCCATGGACCCGCTCCGGTCGTCGGGTGTACGGGCCGTGGTGACGACGCCGGCCCACCAGTTCCCCACCGGGATCGCGTACTCCGCGCCGCGCCGCGCCGCGTTGCTGGACTGGGCGAGGTCGGTGGACGGCTTCGTCCTCGAGGACGACTACGACGGCGACTTCCGCTACGACCGCGCGCCCGTGGGCGCCCTCCAGGGCCTGGACCCGGAGCGCGTCGCCTACACCGGGTCGGTCAGCAAGTCCCTCGCGCCGGGACTGCGCCTCGGCTGGCTGCTCGTGCCCGAGGCGCTGACCGAGGCGGTCGTGGAGCGCAAGCGGACGACGGACCTGGGCCATCCCGCCCTCGACCAGGCGCTGTTCGCCCGGTTCGTGGAGCGCGGTGACTACGACCGCCAACTGCGTCGCTGCCAGCGCGCCTACCGCGAACGGCGGGACGCCGTCGTGAGCGCGCTCGGCGAGCACTTCCCCGGGACGCGGGTGTCGGGCGTCGCGGCGGGACTGCACGCCATCGCCGAGCTCCCGCCGCGGTACGGACCGCAGGAGCGGTTCCTCGCCCGGACGGCCGCCGCGGGCGTCGAGGTGCGCGCCCTGAACCGGTACGCACACGCGCGCGTGCCGCACGACGACGGGCCCGTACGCCTCGTGCTGGGCTACGCCCATCTGTCCGCCGCTCGCATCCACGACGGCGTACGCCGGATGGCGGAGGCCGTCGCGAACGGGTGA
- a CDS encoding GNAT family N-acetyltransferase: MTPDLSDVTRARRGRPVHHWRRDVVELAALFTAVAVADGVANLVGHGPDGPVLLTVSAAVLVATAGFHTWWARRHGHAPPACDTGARPRSEEPQAGPPPALPSPVDEQSALWRMRTTVRDAPGSLAALCAALAERRVDILSLQTHPLGDDTVDEFLLRAPGGLAAGEISRAVALGGGRATWIERADAHDLVDAPARVLGLATRTALDSAELPLALRQLLGRCTIRSLPAASGRGGPGTAGDPGTAGVPRTAGVPVEGVLEDTVMRLPTPVGGVITVERPYLPFTPTEFARARALVELDARLGPRVPRGQDVLTLAEGEDITVRRADTGDVAAAKEMHERCSARTLRMRYHGPVGDADRYLDHLLSPRFGRTLAAQTRSGRIVGLGHLLWDGDETEVALLVEDGWQRRGVGAELLGRLVAMAGEAGCGSVYAVTQAANTGMVAAMRGLGLPLDYQIEEGTLVVTARLEKAAAAARGASEHRAEESVRHD; the protein is encoded by the coding sequence ATGACTCCAGACCTGTCTGATGTGACGCGCGCGAGGCGCGGACGCCCGGTGCACCACTGGCGGCGGGACGTGGTGGAACTCGCCGCGCTCTTCACGGCCGTCGCGGTGGCCGACGGCGTGGCGAACCTGGTGGGCCACGGTCCGGACGGCCCGGTGCTGCTGACGGTCTCTGCGGCCGTGCTCGTCGCCACCGCCGGATTCCACACCTGGTGGGCACGCCGCCACGGTCACGCACCGCCGGCCTGCGATACCGGCGCCCGGCCGCGCTCCGAGGAGCCGCAGGCCGGGCCGCCGCCCGCCCTCCCCTCACCGGTCGACGAGCAGAGCGCCCTGTGGCGGATGCGGACGACGGTGCGGGACGCCCCGGGGTCGCTGGCCGCACTCTGCGCGGCGCTCGCCGAACGCCGGGTGGACATCCTGAGCCTGCAGACGCACCCGCTGGGCGACGACACCGTGGACGAGTTCCTGCTGCGGGCCCCCGGCGGGCTCGCGGCGGGCGAGATCAGCCGGGCCGTGGCACTGGGCGGCGGCCGCGCCACCTGGATCGAGCGGGCCGACGCCCACGATCTGGTGGACGCGCCGGCCCGGGTCCTCGGGCTGGCCACCCGCACCGCCCTCGACTCCGCGGAACTCCCGCTCGCGCTGAGGCAGTTGCTCGGCCGCTGCACGATCCGCTCGCTGCCCGCGGCGTCCGGCCGCGGCGGCCCGGGGACGGCAGGCGACCCAGGGACGGCAGGCGTGCCGAGGACGGCGGGCGTGCCGGTGGAGGGCGTGCTGGAGGACACCGTGATGCGCCTGCCCACGCCGGTCGGCGGTGTGATCACGGTGGAGCGCCCGTACCTGCCGTTCACCCCGACAGAGTTCGCCCGCGCGCGTGCGCTGGTGGAGCTGGACGCCCGGCTCGGCCCCCGGGTCCCGCGCGGCCAGGACGTCCTGACGCTCGCCGAGGGCGAGGACATCACCGTGCGCCGGGCGGACACCGGGGACGTCGCTGCGGCGAAGGAGATGCACGAGCGGTGCTCGGCGCGCACGCTCCGAATGCGCTACCACGGGCCGGTCGGCGACGCGGACCGCTACCTCGACCACCTGCTCAGCCCGCGCTTCGGCCGCACGCTCGCCGCGCAGACGAGGTCGGGCCGCATCGTCGGCCTCGGCCACCTGCTGTGGGACGGCGACGAGACGGAGGTCGCGCTGCTCGTCGAGGACGGCTGGCAGCGGCGCGGTGTCGGCGCCGAACTGCTCGGCCGGCTGGTGGCGATGGCCGGGGAGGCGGGCTGCGGGAGCGTGTACGCCGTGACACAGGCCGCCAACACCGGCATGGTCGCCGCGATGCGCGGCCTCGGGCTGCCCCTCGACTACCAGATCGAGGAGGGAACCCTGGTCGTCACCGCCCGGCTGGAGAAGGCCGCAGCGGCGGCACGGGGGGCGTCCGAGCACCGGGCGGAGGAAAGCGTCCGACACGACTGA
- a CDS encoding trans-sulfuration enzyme family protein, with product MFTLPSMDSTAASTHAYDGVRTYGAPGTQARARAQARALATEAVHAGRDDLAGQGLHAPPIDLSTTYPSYDSRAEAARIDAFAATGAEPDGPPVYGRLGNPTVARFETALARLEGAASAVAFASGMAALTAVLLARAATGLRHVVAVRPLYGCSDHLLTAGLLGSEVTWTDPAGIADALRPDTGLVMVESPANPTLAEVDLRAVAHACGSVPLLVDNTFATPVLQRPVEQGARLVLHSATKYLGGHGDVLGGVVACDEEFAGQLRQIRFATGGVLHPLAGYLLLRGLSTLPVRVRAASATAAELARRLAADPRIARVHYPRIGGAMVAFEVDGDPHGVIAGVRLITPAVSLGSVDTLIQHPASISHRIVDAAERRGAGVSDRLLRLSVGLEDVEDLWGDLDRALDGAGAVHEGGAEGRDERAGETVPRAGHGAAAV from the coding sequence ATGTTCACTCTGCCGTCCATGGACTCAACCGCTGCGAGCACGCACGCATACGACGGCGTACGCACGTACGGAGCGCCCGGCACACAGGCACGGGCACGGGCGCAGGCACGGGCACTGGCCACCGAGGCCGTGCACGCCGGACGGGACGACCTGGCCGGGCAGGGCCTGCACGCCCCGCCGATCGACCTGTCCACCACCTACCCCTCCTACGACAGCCGCGCCGAGGCCGCCCGCATCGACGCGTTCGCCGCGACCGGCGCGGAGCCGGACGGCCCGCCCGTCTACGGGCGGCTGGGCAACCCGACGGTGGCACGCTTCGAGACGGCGTTGGCCCGCCTCGAAGGCGCCGCGAGCGCGGTCGCCTTCGCCAGCGGCATGGCGGCGCTGACGGCGGTACTGCTGGCGCGCGCCGCCACCGGACTGCGGCACGTCGTCGCCGTGCGTCCCCTCTACGGGTGCAGCGACCATCTGCTGACGGCGGGGCTGCTCGGCTCGGAGGTCACCTGGACCGACCCGGCGGGGATCGCGGACGCGCTGCGCCCCGACACCGGGCTGGTCATGGTCGAGTCGCCCGCCAACCCGACCCTCGCCGAGGTCGATCTGCGGGCGGTCGCGCACGCCTGCGGCTCGGTCCCGCTGCTCGTCGACAACACCTTCGCCACGCCGGTGCTCCAGCGGCCGGTCGAGCAGGGCGCGCGACTGGTCCTGCACAGCGCCACCAAGTACCTCGGCGGCCACGGGGACGTGCTCGGCGGCGTCGTCGCCTGTGACGAGGAGTTCGCGGGGCAGCTGCGGCAGATACGTTTCGCCACCGGTGGCGTGCTGCATCCGCTGGCCGGCTATCTGCTGCTGCGCGGCCTGTCGACGCTGCCGGTGCGGGTGCGGGCCGCCTCCGCGACCGCCGCCGAGCTGGCCCGCCGGCTGGCCGCGGATCCGCGGATCGCCCGCGTGCACTATCCGCGGATCGGCGGCGCGATGGTCGCCTTCGAGGTCGACGGCGATCCGCACGGGGTGATCGCAGGCGTCCGTCTGATCACCCCTGCGGTGAGCCTGGGCAGCGTGGACACGCTCATCCAGCACCCGGCGTCCATCAGCCACCGCATCGTGGACGCCGCGGAACGCCGGGGCGCGGGTGTGAGCGACCGGCTGCTGCGGCTGTCGGTCGGCCTTGAGGACGTCGAGGACCTGTGGGGGGATCTGGACCGGGCGCTCGACGGCGCCGGTGCGGTCCACGAAGGGGGAGCGGAGGGCCGGGACGAGCGGGCGGGGGAAACGGTTCCCCGGGCCGGGCACGGAGCGGCCGCGGTGTGA
- a CDS encoding Lrp/AsnC family transcriptional regulator, with product MAESVVLDPVDLQLLRLLQNDARTTYRDLAAQVGVAPSTCLDRVTRLRRSGVILGHQLRLDPAKLGRGLQALLSVQVRPHRRELVGPFVERIRAMPEALTVFHLTGPDDYLVHVAVADMADLQRLVLDEFTSRREVARVETRLIFQQWECGPLLPPTGSGQTP from the coding sequence ATGGCTGAATCCGTCGTACTGGACCCGGTCGATCTCCAGCTGTTGCGGCTGCTGCAGAACGACGCCCGGACCACCTACCGCGACCTCGCGGCACAGGTCGGCGTCGCACCGTCGACGTGCCTGGACCGGGTGACGAGGCTGCGCCGCTCGGGCGTGATCCTCGGGCATCAGCTGCGGCTCGATCCGGCCAAGTTGGGACGGGGCCTGCAGGCGCTGCTGTCGGTGCAGGTCCGCCCGCACCGGCGGGAGCTGGTCGGGCCGTTCGTGGAACGGATCCGGGCGATGCCGGAGGCGCTGACCGTCTTCCACCTCACCGGGCCCGACGACTACCTCGTCCATGTGGCCGTCGCGGACATGGCGGATCTGCAGCGCCTCGTGCTCGACGAGTTCACCTCACGGCGCGAGGTGGCCCGGGTCGAGACGCGGCTGATCTTTCAGCAGTGGGAGTGCGGACCGCTGCTGCCGCCGACGGGTTCGGGACAGACGCCGTGA
- a CDS encoding DUF885 domain-containing protein has translation MSHTTDPLPREVADAYVDDLIALDPVTGTFLGVPASSSRLPDYSPAGQEALAQLARDTLAKLDEAQRRPGADSDIERRCARLLRERLTAQLAVHDADEGLRTVGNMSTPAHHVREVFTITPSRTDEDWTAIAERLHAVPSALAGYRESLTLGLERKLHAAPRPTATFVEQLTQWSDADGEGRGWFEEFVSAGAGSRPDALRAELDESARVATAAVVQLRDWVRDVYAPTIEGAPDTVGRERYARWSRYYNGTDLDLDEAYAYGWSEYHRLLGEMKKEAEKILPGARTPWVALAHLDEYGRHIEGVDQVRDWLQGLMDRAIEALDGTHFELAERVRKVESRIAPAGSAAAPYYTPPSEDFSRPGRTWLPTMGQTRFPAYDLVSTWYHEGVPGHHLQLAQWAHVAGDLSRYQASVGGVSANAEGWALYAERLMDELGFLTDAEERLGYLDAQMMRAVRVVIDIGMHLELTIPADSPFHPGERWTPELAQEFFGAHSSRPADFVESELTRYLTIPGQAIGYKLGERAWLLGRERARERRGDAFDLKSWHMAALSQGSLGLDDLLDELSQL, from the coding sequence ATGTCACACACCACCGACCCGCTTCCCCGCGAGGTCGCCGACGCGTACGTCGACGACCTCATCGCCCTCGACCCGGTGACCGGCACCTTCCTCGGCGTACCGGCGAGTTCGAGCCGTCTGCCCGACTATTCGCCCGCGGGCCAGGAGGCGCTCGCGCAGCTCGCGCGGGACACCCTGGCGAAGCTCGACGAGGCGCAGCGCAGGCCCGGCGCGGACAGTGACATCGAGCGCCGGTGCGCACGCCTGCTGCGTGAGCGGCTGACCGCACAACTCGCCGTGCACGACGCCGACGAGGGGCTCCGCACCGTCGGCAACATGTCCACGCCCGCGCATCATGTGCGCGAGGTGTTCACCATCACGCCCAGCCGCACCGACGAGGACTGGACGGCGATCGCCGAGCGGCTGCACGCCGTGCCGTCGGCGCTGGCGGGCTACCGCGAGTCGCTGACGCTGGGGCTGGAACGCAAGCTCCACGCGGCCCCGCGGCCGACCGCCACCTTCGTCGAGCAGCTCACGCAGTGGTCGGACGCGGACGGCGAGGGCCGCGGCTGGTTCGAGGAGTTCGTGTCCGCCGGCGCCGGGTCGCGGCCGGACGCCCTGCGCGCCGAGCTGGACGAGTCGGCCCGCGTGGCCACCGCAGCGGTCGTGCAGCTGCGCGACTGGGTCCGCGACGTGTACGCGCCCACGATCGAGGGCGCGCCGGACACCGTCGGCCGGGAGCGCTACGCCCGCTGGTCGCGCTACTACAACGGCACCGACCTCGACCTCGACGAGGCCTACGCGTACGGCTGGTCGGAGTACCACCGGCTGCTCGGCGAGATGAAGAAGGAGGCGGAGAAGATCCTGCCGGGCGCGCGGACGCCCTGGGTGGCGCTGGCCCACCTCGACGAGTACGGCCGGCACATCGAGGGAGTGGACCAGGTCCGCGACTGGCTGCAGGGCCTGATGGACCGGGCGATCGAAGCCCTCGACGGCACCCACTTCGAACTCGCCGAGCGGGTGCGGAAGGTGGAGTCACGGATCGCCCCGGCGGGGAGCGCGGCCGCCCCCTACTACACGCCTCCCTCGGAGGACTTCTCACGGCCGGGCCGCACCTGGCTGCCCACCATGGGGCAGACCCGCTTCCCGGCCTACGACCTCGTCTCCACCTGGTACCACGAGGGTGTTCCCGGCCATCACCTGCAGCTGGCGCAGTGGGCGCACGTCGCCGGGGACCTCTCCCGCTACCAGGCGTCCGTCGGGGGCGTCAGCGCCAACGCCGAGGGCTGGGCGCTGTACGCGGAGCGGCTCATGGACGAGCTGGGCTTCCTCACGGACGCGGAGGAACGGCTCGGCTACCTCGACGCGCAGATGATGCGCGCGGTGCGGGTCGTCATCGACATCGGCATGCATCTGGAGCTGACGATCCCTGCCGACTCGCCCTTCCATCCGGGCGAGCGCTGGACACCGGAGCTGGCGCAGGAATTCTTCGGCGCGCACAGCAGCCGCCCGGCGGACTTCGTCGAGAGCGAGCTCACCCGCTATCTGACGATCCCCGGCCAGGCCATCGGCTACAAGCTGGGCGAGCGGGCCTGGCTGCTCGGACGGGAGAGGGCCCGCGAGCGGCGGGGCGACGCCTTCGACCTCAAGTCGTGGCACATGGCGGCCCTATCGCAGGGCTCGCTGGGCCTCGACGACCTGTTGGACGAACTGTCGCAACTCTGA
- a CDS encoding rhodanese-like domain-containing protein: protein MTATTPLDPVLRVAPAAPAEAAAHFRASLAFHADVSDVAAALAAGDPGFVLLDSRSTASWDQGHVPGAVHLPTALIAEQAERLLDRDVPVVTYCWGPGCNGAARAALALAELGYRVKEMLGGFEYWVREGFAYETWEGGEQRTADPLTAPVDAPNCGC, encoded by the coding sequence ATGACTGCCACGACCCCGCTCGACCCGGTACTGCGCGTCGCCCCCGCCGCCCCGGCCGAGGCCGCCGCCCACTTCCGGGCGAGCCTCGCCTTCCACGCCGACGTGTCCGACGTGGCCGCCGCCCTCGCCGCCGGCGACCCCGGCTTCGTCCTCCTGGACTCCCGCTCCACGGCCTCCTGGGACCAGGGGCATGTCCCGGGCGCCGTCCACCTGCCCACCGCGCTCATCGCCGAGCAGGCCGAGCGGCTCCTCGACCGGGACGTGCCGGTGGTGACGTACTGCTGGGGCCCCGGCTGCAACGGGGCCGCCCGGGCCGCCCTCGCGCTCGCCGAACTCGGCTACCGCGTCAAGGAGATGCTCGGCGGATTCGAGTACTGGGTGCGGGAGGGCTTCGCGTACGAGACCTGGGAGGGCGGCGAACAGCGCACCGCCGACCCGCTCACCGCGCCCGTCGACGCGCCGAACTGCGGCTGCTGA
- a CDS encoding Lrp/AsnC family transcriptional regulator: MTAYPPDATDWRILEVLQREGRASFADLARAVAMSASAVTERVRRLEEAGVIQGYTAVVDPERLGLGILAFVRLRYPNGNYKPFHDLVAVTPEILEAHHVTGDDCFVIKVAARSMRHLEEVSGKIGALGSVTTSVVYSSPLPRRPLGR; the protein is encoded by the coding sequence ATGACCGCGTATCCCCCGGACGCGACCGACTGGCGCATCCTCGAGGTCCTCCAGCGGGAGGGCCGGGCCAGTTTCGCCGACCTGGCACGTGCGGTGGCCATGTCGGCGAGCGCCGTCACCGAGCGGGTGCGGCGACTGGAGGAGGCGGGCGTCATCCAGGGCTACACGGCCGTCGTGGACCCGGAGCGGCTGGGCCTGGGCATCCTGGCGTTCGTGCGGCTGCGCTACCCGAACGGCAACTACAAGCCGTTCCACGATCTGGTGGCCGTCACGCCCGAGATCCTCGAGGCGCACCATGTGACGGGCGACGACTGTTTCGTGATCAAGGTCGCCGCCCGTTCGATGCGTCATCTGGAGGAGGTGTCGGGGAAGATCGGCGCGCTCGGGTCGGTCACGACCAGCGTCGTCTACTCCTCCCCGCTCCCCCGGCGTCCGCTCGGCAGATAA